The genomic window CCGCGCACCGTACGGACGCCGTCCACTGGCAGCACGCCGCGCTGGCCGGGACACTGAAGCCGTGCGCCCGGCAACAGCAGCGGCAGCGGCCGCCACCACGATCCTCGGAGTCGGCGCGGCAGCGGTCGCCGCCGGCCGGTACGCGAGCGACACCGCCCTCGGGGCCACGTCGCAGCCGCGTCCGTTCCCCGCCGACCGCCGTATGACCGTGCACGCCACGGCGGCCGGGCAGGTGACACTGACCCGGTCCTTCGCGGCGCTGCGTCCCGGTGTCTACGGCCTGACCGCACGCGACGTCCACGCGGTCGTGGGCCCGGTCGTCGCCCAGTCGGCCGACGGCTCGGCGGACACCGTCGTACGGCGGCTCGAGCGCGTGAACCTCGGCAGCCTGAAACCGGGCGCCCGGGTCCGCCTCACCCCGGAGATCCACGTAGGCGATCCGCTCGCCGCCCTCGGTCTCGCCTACAAGGAGGTCGAGGTCCCCGGAGAGCTCGGCGCACTGCCGGCCTGGTTCGTCCCCGGCGCCCGCGACACCTGGGTCATCACGGTCCACGGCCTCGGCACCACGAGGGAGCACCCGCTGAACGTGCTGGGCTACCTCCACGCCCAGCAGCTCCCCGTCCTCGACCTCGCCTACCGGGGCGACCCCGGAGCCCCGCGCTCACCCGACGGCCTCGCGCACCTCGGCGAATCCGAGTGGCGCGACCTCGACGCGGCCATCCGCTACGCCGTGCGCTACGGGGCCGAGAGCGTCATCCTGCACGGCTGGTCCTCGGGCGCCTCGATGGCCCTGCACGCGGCCGTCAACTCCGCCCTGCGCGACCGGATCCGCGGCCTCGTGCTCGACTCCCCGGTGCTGGACTGGCGGACCACCCTGCGCGCTCTCGCGACCGCCCGGGGCGTCCCGGCCGCGCTGCTGCCGCTCGCCGTCCGCGCGGCCCAGGGCCAGACCGGGCTCCGCGGGGCCCCGCTGCTGGACACCTCGGTCCCCTCCGCCCTGCACTGCCCCACCCTCGTCGTCCATGGCCCCGACGACACTCTCGCTCCCTGGCGGCCGTCGCAGGAGCTCGCCGCACGCCGCCCCGACCTGGTGACCCTGCACTCCGTACCGCAGGCTCCGCATGCGGCGATGTGGAACGCGGACCCGGCCGGATACGAGGAGGCACTCAGGCGCTTCCTCACGCCCCTGATGTGAGCTGATGGGCCGGAACGGCCCGGTTGGTGACCCCGCCGGAACGCCCGCCGAACCCCGGTCGTGCGGCTTCCGTTTGGGCTTTCGGCCCGTCAGAGGCAAGACTGCTCCCCGTGACGTCCCGTACCCCGCGCGACTCCAGGCTGCGACTTGTCCGCCCCCGACCCCAGGCGACCGCCCGTAAGGCAGTGACGACCCGGCGCACCAGGCCGGCCCCCCGCCCACCCGAGGGCACACCGCCCCCGGCGGAGCTGGCGCGGCAGGCCCGGGCCGTGCTCGCCGACGCCGTACGGATCGCCCTGTGGGCGGCCGACGGCGCGAGCCCCGGAGTCGCTCCGCTCGCCGAAGGCGCCCTCGAACGGGCCTCGGCCGCGCTGGAGCTCTCCCCGGACCACGTGCGGGCCGGATGGGACCGTGCGAGGCTCGCCGGGCTCATCGAGCTCCACGGCGACACCGCACGCCCCGGCTGGCGGCTGCGCGCGTGGGACCGTGACGACTCCGCCGTGCTCCGGGGCTGGGTCGCGCTCTTCGACGCCTGGTCGCTCGTCCACGCCTCCCCGGACGGCATCGAGGCCACCGCCGTGGCGGAGGCCGTCGAGGCCGTGCCCCAGGTGCTCTCGCTCCTCCAGCTCTCGGCCGGCCCCGTCACGGTGCCCGCGCTCCTCGACCTCCTGGGCCAGCGCGTCGCCGAACTCCACGACGAACGCTGCGAGGTGCCGTCCGGCCCGCCGGAGCAGCCCGCTCCCACCGACGGGAGCCCGACCGAGCTGAACGCGCTGCTGCTCGACTGGGCCCTGGAAGGGCTCGCCTCCGTCGGCGCCCTCACCCTCGGAGCCGGGCACGCCACCCTGACCCCCCTGGGCAACTGGGCGGTCTGGGTCAAGCTGGAACAGATCTGCGTCGCCGCCCAGAGCCCGGCCGGCAACATCGAGCAGTCCGCCGCCGACATGCTGCTCGGCTGCGCGCGCCTCACCCCCGGACCGGCCCGGGCCGAATACAGGGCCTGGCTGGCCGCCCGGACGGTCGGCAGCGCGGTCACCGAACTCCTGGCCGTCGCCCGGGGCGAGGACGCCCTGCTGCGCGGCCTCGCCTTCGAGGCGCTGCGCGTCGTCGGAGCCCCCGCCGAGCCCGTCGTGCGCTCCGTCGTCACCGAGGCGCCGCTGCGTCCCTACGCGCTGCTGTGGCTCGCCGAGTACGAGGGCCGCGACCCCGACGACGCCCAGGACGTCCTGAGCCGGGAGGAGGCCACCTGGCTCTGGGTCGACACCGCCGCCGCCGTGGCCGACCACGGCGAGACGGGGCTGCTCGTCCGCCACCTCGACTCCGCCGTCCAGGGCACGGTCCCGGCGCTGCTGGACGAGGTGCGGGCCGTGGGACACCCGCGCACCGTCCAGGTGCTGGTCGCCCTCGCGGCCGCCCATCCGGACCCCGCCCTCGCCAAGGCCGTACGCCGCGCGGCGTTCCAGGTGCACACCGGCGGGGCGTGACGGCGGTGGAGCCGGGTCCCGGGGGCGGTCAGCCGGCCGGCCCCGGGGCGTAGGTGCCGAAACTCCAGACGTTGCCCTCCGGATCCCGGGCCATGTAGTCCCGCGAGCCGTAGTCCTGGTCGGTGGGCGGCATCAGGATCTCCACGCCGTGCTCCACCGCCCGCGCGTGGTGCTCGTCCACCTCGTCCAGCACGACGTAGACCCCTGCGGGGCCGGCGTCGGCCATCGCCGAGGCGAAGACGCCCTCCCGCCCCTTGGAGCCGAGCATCACCCTGCCGTTGCCGCACGCGAGCTCGGCGTGGACCACGCTGCCGTCCTCGCCCTCGTACACCGCCTCCGCCGTGAATCCCAGGGCCTTGGTGAGCACCTCGATCGCGGCCTTCGCGTCGTCGTAGAGAATCGTCGGATAGACCGTGGGGACGCCGTCCGTGCGTGCCATGGCGCTCGCCCTCCTCCTGCTCGCCCGTGCCGTTCCGGTGTGATCCGTGTCTCAGTCTTCCATCCGGGACCGGCGAACGGCCATCGGCGGGCGGCCACGTCAGCCGAAGGTGTCGCACCGGCCCGGGTTCGCGCGCGGGACGCACGCCTGCCGTGAGGGGCCAGGAGCATGCGGAGGAGCAGGCCGGCACCGCCAGTAGACTGAGTCCCATGGCAATTCTCCTTGTGCATTAGACGGCGTCGAGTCGTGAGCCCGCTGTCCCTCCGCCGTCCATACCGCCCTGGAGTATTTCCGTGATCACCGCCTCCGGCGTCGAGCTGCGTGCCGGCGCCCGCATCCTCATCGAGTCCGCCTCCTTCCGTATCGCCAAGGGCGACCGCATCGGTCTCGTCGGGCGCAACGGCGCCGGCAAGACCACCCTGACCAAATGCCTGGCGGGGGAGGGGACTCCGGCCGGCGGCACCATCACGAGGGGTGGCGAGGTCGGCTACCTCCCCCAGGACCCCCGCACCGGCGACCTCGAGGTGCTGGCCCGCGACCGTATCCTCTCGGCCCGCGGGCTCGACGAGATCCTGCGCAAGATGCGGGAGAACGAGGAGCGGATGGCGAACGGCAAGGGCGCCACCCGCGAGAAGGCCATGAAGCGGTACGAGCGCCTGGAGACGGAGTTCCTCACCAAGGGCGGATACGCCGCCGAGGCCGAGGCCGCCACGATCGCCGCCGCGCTCAGCCTGCCCGACCGGGTGCTCGGCCAGCCCCTGCACACCCTGTCCGGTGGTCAGCGCCGCCGTGTCGAGCTCGCCCGCATCCTCTTCTCGGACGCCGACACCCTGCTCCTCGACGAGCCCACCAACCACCTGGACGCGGACTCGATCGTCTGGCTGCGCGACTACCTCAAGACCTACCGCGGTGGCTTCATCGTGATCTCCCACGACGTCGAGCTCGTCGAGACGGTGGTCAACAAGGTGTTCTACCTGGACGCCAACCGCGCCCAGATCGACATCTACAACATGGGCTGGAAGCTCTACCAGCAGCAGCGCGAGGCCGACGAGAAGCGCCGTAAGCGCGAGCGTCAGAACGCCGAGAAGAAGGCCGCGACCCTCAACGCCCAGGCCGACAAGATGCGGGCGAAGGCGACCAAGACCGTCGCCGCCCAGAACATGGCCAAGCGTGCCGACCGGCTGCTCTCCGGCCTGGACGCCGTACGGGTCTCGGACAAGGTCGCCAAGCTGCGCTTCCCGGACCCCTCTCCCTGCGGGAAGACCCCGCTGATGGCGGAGGGTCTGTCCAAGTCCTACGGGTCGCTCGAGATCTTCACCGATGTGGACCTCGCCATCGACAAGGGCTCGCGGGTCGTCATCCTCGGCCTCAACGGTGCGGGGAAGACCACGCTGCTCCGGCTTCTCGGCGGCGCCGAGAAGCCCGACACAGGCGAGATCATCCAGGGGCACGGCCTCAAGCTCGGCTACTACGCGCAGGAGCACGAGACCCTCGACCCGGAGCGCACCGTCCTGGAGAACATGCGCTCCGCGGCGCCCGACCTCGACCTCGTCGCGGTCCGCAAGACGCTCGGTTCGTTCCTGTTCTCGGGGGACGACGTGGACAAGCCCGCCGGCGTGCTCTCCGGCGGCGAGAAGACCCGGCTCGCCCTGGCGACGCTGGTCGTGTCGTCCGCCAACGTGCTGCTGCTCGACGAGCCCACGAACAACCTCGACCCGGCCAGCCGCGAGGAGATCCTCGGGGCCCTGCGCACCTACAAGGGCGCCGTCGTCCTCGTCACCCACGACGAGGGTGCCGTCGAGGCGCTCCAGCCGGAGCGGATCATCCTGCTGCCCGACGGGGTCGAGGACCTCTGGGGTGCCGACTACCGGGACCTAGTCGCCCTCGCCTGACCGCTCCGAAGTCCTCCGGATCCCCCTCGGCGCCCGGTGATCCAACGCGTCTCGATCATTCGGCCCATCGGTGATCCATCATCTGGGTGAGCGCGTCTCGTACCCCGGCGCGGCGCCCGGCAGATAGCTGCCGGGCGCACCGATTTTCGGCCATTCACCCCGTACGGCCCTGACCTGCTCGTTTCTCCGATCCCCGGTTGCGGCGGGCCGTGAACCCCTCTGGAATGTCGAAATCCGCTTGTGGTCGCCCGCTCCCGGACGCGTGATCCCGCGCACGGACCTTGCCGAATGGGTGGCCAGGAAGCCCGGGAGGGGTGATCATGAGAAGTCCAGAGCGCACTTCCTTGAGGAGGCACGGGTGGCCGAGACTCTGAAGAAGGGCAGCCGGGTTACCGGCGCCGCGCGTGACAAGCTCGCGGCAGACCTGAAGAAGAAGTACGACTCCGGTGCGAGCATCAGGGCGCTGGCCGAGGAAACCGGCCGCTCCTACGGGTTCGTCCACCGGATGCTCAGCGAGTCCGGAGTGACGCTGCGGGGACGCGGCGGCGCGACGCGGGGCAAGAAGGCCGCTTCGGCCTGACGGCCGCCGGCGGTCAGGGGCGGGCACGCGCCCGGCCCTGAGCTCCACCGGAACATCGGGTGGCCACCCGGCCGACCACCAGGTCGTCCGGGTGGCTACTGTTCAGTTACTTGCCAGTAAGTGCTGACTGCACCCGATCCGGAGGCCCTCCATGACCTCGCTCGACTCTGTGTTCGACAAGGACGGCGTACGGCTCACCGTCGATGACGCGGTTGCCACCGTGACACTCACCAACCCGGCCAAGCGCAACGCTCAGTCTCCCGCTCTGTGGCGGGCGTTGGCAGAGGCCGGACGAGTGCTCCCCGGCAGCGTGCGGGTCGTGGTGCTCCGGGGCGAGGGCAAGTCCTTCTCCGCGGGCCTCGACCGGCAGGCGTTCACGCCCGAAGGCTTCGACGGTGAGCCGTCCTTCCTCGACATGGCGCGAGGCCCGGAGGCAGAACTCGACGCGACCATCGCCGAGTACCAGGAGGCGTTCACCTGGTGGCGCCGCAACGACATCGTGTCGATCGCGGCCGTACAGGGACACTCCATCGGTGCGGGCTTCCAGCTCGCCCTGGCCTGTGATCTGCGGATCGTCGCCGAGGACGTGCAGTTCGCCATGCGCGAGACCAGCCTGGGACTCGTCCCCGACCTCACGGGTTCGCACCCCCTCGTGCACCTCGTGGGATACGCGCGCGCGCTCGAGATCTGCGCGACGGGCCGCTTCGTCCACGCCGACGAGGCCGAGCGCATCGGCCTCGCCAACTACGTGGCCCCCGCCGACCAGCTCGAAGCCGCCGCGAACGACCTCGCCGCGGCGCTGCTCGCAGCGCCGCGCGACGCGGTCGTCGAGACCAAGGCGCTGCTGAGCGGCGCCGTCACGCGGACCTACGAGGAGCAGCGCGTCGCCGAACGCGCGGCCCAGGGCCGCCGGCTGCGCGACCTCGCCGGCCTCTCGGACTGAATCAACGGCGTGCCCCGGCCCGGGCGGACTGTCTTGGGCCGGGGCAGGCTCACTTCTCCTCCACGACCGCGGTGACCAGCACGGACACGGTCGGGTCGCCCTCCACGGCTGCGGCGACCGCCCCGCGCACCACACGAGCCACGTCCAGCGCCCGGTGCTCACCCGCCGTCGCCAGCTCCACGCGGACGTGCCCTGCGCCGGTCTGCACCGGGGGACCCAGGACCCGCGTCAGTGAGACGACCCCGGGGACCCCGGCCGCGGCCGTCCCGGCGGCCCCGTCCGCTTCCGCCGCCTGCAGATCGACGGCGGGCACGGCCGACGGTCCCGGCTCCTCCTCCAGCAGAGCCGTCACGCGCAGGTCCACCTTGTCGACGACGAGCCCGAGGCGCCGGGCGGCAGCAGCCAGCAGCGCCTCGCGCAACATGTCCGCGGTGGCGGTGAGCGGTCGTCCGGCCGTGGCGGAGAATCCGGCCTCGATGCGCAGCGGGCCGTGCGGCAGGGCGCCGGGCGGACCGGGCACCGGGGACGGACCTGGCGGGGCCTCCGCGTCGGCGGAGTCGATTCTCAGCACCCCCAGCACTGCTCCTGAACCGGACGACGCGTCCCGGAGCACGGCCGCCGCCGCGCGCTCGGCGATCCACGAGCCGTCGGCGGGCTCGCCCAGAGGGAGCAACCGGCCCAGGCCGAGCCGCTGGCGTACCGCGGCGGTCCATCCTTCGGCCCTTCGGGGGCTGTCAGCCGTTGTCATTGCTCCACCCTGCCCCATCCACGGCGCGGGACGGAGTAAGCGCACTTACTGTGGGCCACAGAAGTTCACCCCCTGTCCCGAAGGGAAGAGCGGCGATGACCGAAACCCCACAGCGCAACCGGCCCGACAGCCCCGGCAGTACGTCCGGCGGGGACGAGGGAGGGCAGAGCCAGTTCGCCAAGCGCGGCGGAGGGGCCCCCGCCACCCGGGGCCGCACCACGATCGCGGACGGTGTGGTCGAGAAGATCGCCGGTCTGGCGGCACGCGACGTGGTCGGCGTCCACGCGATGGGCAGCGGTCTCTCCCGGACGTTCGGAGCCATGCGAGACCGTGTCCCCGGCGGCGGCAAGTCGGTCACCCGCGGCGTGAAGGCCGAGGTCGGGGAGTCGCAGACCGCGCTCGACCTCGAGATCGTCGTCGACTACGGCGTGTCGATCAGCGACGTGGCCCGCGAGGTGCGGGAGAACGTCATCGCGGCGGTCGAGCGCATGACCGGCCTGGAGGTCGTCGAGGTCAACATCGCCGTCAGCGACGTCAAGCTGCCGGACGAGGAGGACGAGGACGAGTCCGAGCCACGACTCCAGTAGACCTCCCGCGCGGCAGTTGAGGAGCACACGATGAGCATGGCTGTGGCCGGCCTCCTGGCCGGCATGGCTCTCGGATTCGCCGGGTACTTCGGCGGGTTCGGGGCCTTTCTGCTGGTGGCCGCCCTCGGGGCGATCGGCTTCGTCGCCGGTCGGTTCGCGGACGGTGACCTGGAACCCGGCGACTTCTTCCGGAGTCGCGATCGCGGCGACCGGCGACGGTGACGGCGGTGACGGGCCGGGTCGCCGCGGCGGAGCGGGGGGAGACCCGGGTCGCCGACAGGGTCGTCGCGAAGATCGCCGCGCAGGCGGCGAAGGAGGCCGTCGACGTGCGGGCAACGGGCGCCGCCGCGCCGCGCGCCACCGTCACGGTGCACCGCGACACCGCCCGGGTACGCGTGAGCCTCGACCTCGGTTACCCCTGCGACATCGGCCGTCAGTGCGGCGCGGTGCGTCGCCGGGTGGCCGAGCGGGTAAGAGCACTGGCGGGAATGGAGGTGCCCGAAGTGGCGGTGCAGGTCGAGCGGCTGCATCTGCCGGGAGCGGGCATCGCACAGGAGGGGAGCACCCGGTGAGCGAGCCTCACGACCCGGAGAACCGCACGCAGCGCCTGCCCACGGTCGAGCCGGAGGGTGACGGCGGCGTACTCGCCATGGAACAGTCCGCGTCCGGTTCGTCCTACGAACCCGCCGCCGCACCCGACCGGTCCGGCGGCCGGGCCGGCCGCTTCTGGGCCCAGCGCCGTGTCCCCGCCGTCCTGGTCGCGGTGGTCGTCCTCGGGGGCGCCGGAATCCTGCTGTACGACATCGTGGCGGTACGGGCCGGCCGCCCGGCCATGCAGTGGCGGCGCACGGTCGCCGACGACCTGGCGAGCCGTCACCTCGACGACGTGTGGGTGCTGGCGGGTTCAGCCGTCGCGGCCGCGCTGGGGCTCTGGCTGCTCCTCCTGGCCCTCACGCCCGGTCTCCGCGCGCTGCTGCCGATGCGCCGGGATCACGCCGGTGTCCGGGCCGGTCTCGACCGGAAGGCCGCCGCCATGGCGCTGCGCGACCGGGCCGCGGAAGTGGCGGGTGTCCAGTCCGTGCGGGTGAAGATGAAGCGCCGCAAGGCGACCGTGCGGGCTCTGTCGCACTTCCGCGAGCTCGACGACATCAGGGCCGACCTGGACACCGTCCTGGGCCGGGCCGTCCGTG from Streptomyces sp. NBC_01341 includes these protein-coding regions:
- a CDS encoding alpha/beta hydrolase; translation: MRPATAAAAAATTILGVGAAAVAAGRYASDTALGATSQPRPFPADRRMTVHATAAGQVTLTRSFAALRPGVYGLTARDVHAVVGPVVAQSADGSADTVVRRLERVNLGSLKPGARVRLTPEIHVGDPLAALGLAYKEVEVPGELGALPAWFVPGARDTWVITVHGLGTTREHPLNVLGYLHAQQLPVLDLAYRGDPGAPRSPDGLAHLGESEWRDLDAAIRYAVRYGAESVILHGWSSGASMALHAAVNSALRDRIRGLVLDSPVLDWRTTLRALATARGVPAALLPLAVRAAQGQTGLRGAPLLDTSVPSALHCPTLVVHGPDDTLAPWRPSQELAARRPDLVTLHSVPQAPHAAMWNADPAGYEEALRRFLTPLM
- a CDS encoding VOC family protein, whose translation is MARTDGVPTVYPTILYDDAKAAIEVLTKALGFTAEAVYEGEDGSVVHAELACGNGRVMLGSKGREGVFASAMADAGPAGVYVVLDEVDEHHARAVEHGVEILMPPTDQDYGSRDYMARDPEGNVWSFGTYAPGPAG
- a CDS encoding ABC-F family ATP-binding cassette domain-containing protein, with the protein product MITASGVELRAGARILIESASFRIAKGDRIGLVGRNGAGKTTLTKCLAGEGTPAGGTITRGGEVGYLPQDPRTGDLEVLARDRILSARGLDEILRKMRENEERMANGKGATREKAMKRYERLETEFLTKGGYAAEAEAATIAAALSLPDRVLGQPLHTLSGGQRRRVELARILFSDADTLLLDEPTNHLDADSIVWLRDYLKTYRGGFIVISHDVELVETVVNKVFYLDANRAQIDIYNMGWKLYQQQREADEKRRKRERQNAEKKAATLNAQADKMRAKATKTVAAQNMAKRADRLLSGLDAVRVSDKVAKLRFPDPSPCGKTPLMAEGLSKSYGSLEIFTDVDLAIDKGSRVVILGLNGAGKTTLLRLLGGAEKPDTGEIIQGHGLKLGYYAQEHETLDPERTVLENMRSAAPDLDLVAVRKTLGSFLFSGDDVDKPAGVLSGGEKTRLALATLVVSSANVLLLDEPTNNLDPASREEILGALRTYKGAVVLVTHDEGAVEALQPERIILLPDGVEDLWGADYRDLVALA
- a CDS encoding helix-turn-helix domain-containing protein, which codes for MAETLKKGSRVTGAARDKLAADLKKKYDSGASIRALAEETGRSYGFVHRMLSESGVTLRGRGGATRGKKAASA
- a CDS encoding enoyl-CoA hydratase/isomerase family protein; this translates as MTSLDSVFDKDGVRLTVDDAVATVTLTNPAKRNAQSPALWRALAEAGRVLPGSVRVVVLRGEGKSFSAGLDRQAFTPEGFDGEPSFLDMARGPEAELDATIAEYQEAFTWWRRNDIVSIAAVQGHSIGAGFQLALACDLRIVAEDVQFAMRETSLGLVPDLTGSHPLVHLVGYARALEICATGRFVHADEAERIGLANYVAPADQLEAAANDLAAALLAAPRDAVVETKALLSGAVTRTYEEQRVAERAAQGRRLRDLAGLSD
- a CDS encoding Asp23/Gls24 family envelope stress response protein encodes the protein MTETPQRNRPDSPGSTSGGDEGGQSQFAKRGGGAPATRGRTTIADGVVEKIAGLAARDVVGVHAMGSGLSRTFGAMRDRVPGGGKSVTRGVKAEVGESQTALDLEIVVDYGVSISDVAREVRENVIAAVERMTGLEVVEVNIAVSDVKLPDEEDEDESEPRLQ
- a CDS encoding DUF6286 domain-containing protein — translated: MSEPHDPENRTQRLPTVEPEGDGGVLAMEQSASGSSYEPAAAPDRSGGRAGRFWAQRRVPAVLVAVVVLGGAGILLYDIVAVRAGRPAMQWRRTVADDLASRHLDDVWVLAGSAVAAALGLWLLLLALTPGLRALLPMRRDHAGVRAGLDRKAAAMALRDRAAEVAGVQSVRVKMKRRKATVRALSHFRELDDIRADLDTVLGRAVRDLGLARQPGLSVRVRRPAKKG